The following proteins are encoded in a genomic region of Cucumis sativus cultivar 9930 unplaced genomic scaffold, Cucumber_9930_V3 scaffold110, whole genome shotgun sequence:
- the LOC116405487 gene encoding LOW QUALITY PROTEIN: DNA topoisomerase 2-binding protein 1-like (The sequence of the model RefSeq protein was modified relative to this genomic sequence to represent the inferred CDS: inserted 1 base in 1 codon; deleted 1 base in 1 codon; substituted 1 base at 1 genomic stop codon): AQLPFTKPFSHSHSQSFIPPISHKILSLVGLPSTQKVIEATLQLLKPKPFAGANVFVSRNLVASEMFDPFHDALKQNGAEVFLCCDPSQNAPNDYHVISSADHAKFEDLRAKGCNLLGPQCVMSCAKEHRPLPQQGYTCCLAMDGVKILASGFQEDEKVEIGKLVSAMGGVLHTKASLDVSFVIVKNALAAKYKWALNISKKPIVSFSWLQQCWIEHRVVPQEGYRVLPFSGLNISVSGIPAGELKEMAKLILQNGGRYSADLTRKCTHLICDAPEGDKYKVARTWGRINIVTWKWFDQSIARKGCLNEDLYRVGSVSGTXNKLTRVCLTAHNGQEKVIVNSAVPSSFLADSKFTAVAGPWFSDMDVEVTLSQSTPMFSDASHFINEVDVEVPVAMGRNEENTVNYLANDFPSEENDLYLSACRIKVVGFEASEMQKIVNMILRGGGFRYMLFNDKLTHIIAXWLEDCDRQKKEIPILGRHMAYDELIPKASSKMSTIVMDRNKVPNVHPIVPSNVSEGNIHVNIGKTSIAVERIEEKSEWRQENEIIPEKPTMCSKWYKQESRKDGARAEIVEWINQGGGEVVEDHMKQKVHFTVECHGGIPRSTDVHSTYVSSHWVQSCLEDGCLWDTNGHILYSPLPCCVPLPGFENIRFCVSQYDDKDRVLLRNLCFVLGAKFVEKLTKKVTHLICKFTDGTKYEAACKWGKQCITAEWIYECVRQRKIVSLDLYRPKEVTAQDRVTCLCTVSQFPTQAAPMIANESVSQFPIHSAILRDQSAGTNSSSIGAAERISSTKRRRKLFDEAIQKRSVFVGNSSTQSDCNLNSTKQTTSKSSVVTSHVPDVASAIEDLLEQTTKIQDQKSPGKTGCDKSVSFY; the protein is encoded by the exons GCTCAACTTCCTTTCACAAAACCCTTCAGCCATTCACACTCTCAATCTTTCATCCCTCCAATTTCTCACAAAATCCTCTCTCTCGTCGGACTTCCATCGACACAGAAAGTAATCGAAGCAACTCTCCAACTTCTGAAGCCCAAACCATTTGCTGGAGCTAATGTGTTCGTCTCTCGTAATCTTGTCGCTTCGGAGATGTTCGATCCTTTTCACGACGCTCTCAAGCAGAATGGGGCTGAGGTTTTCCTCTGTTGCGATCCCTCTCAAAACGCCCCTAACGACTATCATGTTATCTCCTCCGCCGATCAC GCAAAGTTCGAGGATCTTCGCGCCAAGGGATGCAACTTGTTAG GTCCTCAGTGCGTGATGTCATGTGCA AAAGAGCACAGACCTCTTCCTCAACAGGGTTATACTTGCTGCCTTGCCATGGATGGTGTGAAAATCTTGGCATCCGGTTTTCAGGAAGATGAAAAG GTTGAGATAGGGAAGTTAGTTAGTGCAATGGGGGGAGTATTGCATACGAAAGCATCACTAGATGTCAGTTTTGTTATCGTGAAGAATGCTTTGGCTGCGAAATACAAG TGGGCACTAAACATTTCAAAGAAACCAATCGTGTCATTTTCTTGGTTACAACAATGCTGGATTGAACATCGTGTTGTGCCTCAGGAGGGATATCGGGTCCTTCCATTTTCTGGATTGAATATTTCGGTATCTGGAATTCCTGCAG GTGAGCTCAAGGAGATGGCAAAGCTTATCTTGCAAAATGGTGGAAGATATTCTGCCGATCTCACAAGAAAGTGTACACATTTGATATGTGAT GCTCCTGAAGGTGACAAGTACAAGGTTGCACGAACGTGGGGCCGTATCAATATTGTTACTTGGAAATGGTTTGATCAGTCCATAGCCAGAAAAG GATGTCTTAATGAGGATTTGTACCGTGTTGGTAGCGTTTCTggaacttaaaataaattgacaaGGGTTTGCTTGACTGCTCACAATGGCCAAGAAAAGGTTATTGTGAACTCAGCTGTACCGTCCTCATTTCTTGCCGATTCAAAATTCACAGCAGTTGCTGGTCCTTGGTTTTCAGACATGGATGTTGAAGTTACTCTTTCACAGAGCACGCCTATGTTTTCAGATGCTtctcattttataaatgaGGTTGATGTTGAAGTGCCAGTCGCGATGGGAAGGAATGAAGAAAACACTGTTAATTACCTTGCAAATGACTTTCCGTCTGAAGAAAACGACCTATATTTGTCAGCATGTAGAATAAAAGTTGTTGGGTTTGAAGCTTCTGAGATGCAGaagattgtaaatatgatTCTCAGAGGTGGAGGCTTCCGATACATGTTGTTCAATGACAAATTAACACACATAATAG ACTGGCTTGAAGATTGTGATCGTCAGAAGAAGGAGATCCCTATTCTTGGTAGACACATGGCATATGATGAACTTATTCCTAAAG CATCTAGTAAAATGAGCACCATTGTTATGGATCGGAATAAAGTTCCAAATGTTCATCCAATCGTGCCATCAAATGTGTCAGAAGGAAATATTCATGTTAACATTGGAAAGACGTCAATAGCAGtggaaagaattgaagaaaaaagtgaatggagacaggaaaatgaaattatcccAGAAAAGCCAACAATGTGTAGCAAATGGTACAAACAAGAGTCAAGAAAAGATGGGGCG AGAGCTGAAATTGTTGAATGGATAAATCAAGGGGGAGGCGAGGTTGTTGAAGATCACATGAAGCAGAAAGTGCACTTCACTGTTGAATGTCATGGTGGGATACCAAGGAGTACAGACGTTCATAGTACTTACGTGTCAAGTCATTGGGTTCAATCATGTTTAGAg GATGGATGTTTGTGGGATACCAATGGGCACATTCTCTATTCTCCTCTTCCTTGTTGTGTCCCTTTGCCTGGATTTGAAAACATACGGTTTTGTGTTTCACAATATGATGATAAAGACAGAGTATTGTTAAGAAATCTGTGTTTTGTACTTGGGGCCAAGTTTGTGGAGAAGCTGACAAAGAAGGTAACCCATCTAATATGCAAGTTCACGGATGGGACAAAGTATGAGGCTGCTTGTAAATGGGGGAAACAATGCATTACAGCTGAATGGATATATGAGTGTGTCAGACAA agAAAGATTGTTTCTCTTGATTTGTATCGCCCAAAAGAAGTTACAGCTCAAGACAGAGTGACATGCTTGTGCACTGTCAGCCAATTTCCTACTCAAGCTGCCCCAATGATAGCCAATGAAAGCGTATCCCAGTTTCCTATCCATTCTGCCATTCTGAGAGACCAATCAGCTGGAACTAACAGTAGCTCTATAGGAGCAGCTGAACGAATAAGTTCTACTAAAAGAAGGCGCAAGTTATTTGACGAAGCCATACAAAAGCGTTCAGTTTTTGTTGGAAACAGTTCCACTCAATCTGACTGCAATTTGAATTCCACAAAACAAACTACATCAAAATCTTCTGTAGTAACTTCACACGTTCCTGATGTCGCTTCCGCAATCGAGGACTTGTTGGAGCAGACAACTAAG ATTCAAGATCAGAAGTCACCTGGAAAGACTGGCTGCGACAAAAGTGTATCCTTCTATTAG